Within Channa argus isolate prfri chromosome 4, Channa argus male v1.0, whole genome shotgun sequence, the genomic segment ATGATATTTGTAAAAAACTGTCAGCAGCAGTCACAAAAGCAGAACATATGAAACTCCATCATAATTAACCATTTTTACAGCTAGTATGCCACACACGTCAAACCCAATTTATCTACAATTTTCGTAATTTCTTATGAAATATAGTATCACTTCAAAATCATGTACATAAGCAACTTTCACAAAATGGGGAAAAGTCGTGGACTCAAAGAAATAGAAGGGTAATAAAGGTGCCTTCTAACATCAGGACCTTAACTTCCGAATGAATGAAGAATCGCCCCGCCCTACTGGGACATCGTCCAATCAAATGAGAAGAAGTACAAAGTTCTTCCTGTGAAAAGATGACACTTATAAGGTGTAACACGAAACGCATTTTTCTTACACTTGAATGTTgttttgtcagacaaaatcGAAAATATTGTTATGTTTTTCGTAAAACCCGATAACCTCATAGTCAATGATAAGTCGAGACAATATTGggtatattttaatattgtttattaattCCACGTACATAAAATTATATCAAAAAATCTCAAAAGGTCTCTGGGTTTCTTGTTTAGTTTTACAACATAGTTCACAAAAACTCACTATGCATCAAATTACAGACAGTGAAGCCGTCAGACGCTCGCATGCGCCCTTTTGTGTTTAGGCTTCATTTAAACGTACCGTcgtaaaaaagaagaaattcagCTCACATGGCTTTACATCACATGTTGACAGTAACACCTAAATTCCTATAGACTAAACTAACAAAAACCACACAAGGAAATACGTCTGACATGCCatggacattttcattgtaAAAAGCGAGAGTAAATGCAAGCACCCggtaataaaaagtttaaatccGCGCATTTTTAAAGCCTTACGTGACGCATAACAACATTTCGTTGGCAAACAACCTAAGAAATCCCGTCAAGCACAGCACAACTGATCTGTCTAGATCTGCTGCTGGGAAGCTGCAGCGGATTGAGCTGCACTTTGGCCTCCAAAGCTCTTTTTAAAAGCTGGACGCACCGAGTCCACTTTAGAATCGGGCACTGAGTTGCCGTCAGATTTTTTGGTGCTCGTTAGGGCCAACCTGACAGCGCTCTCTGCTTTGCCTAAATCGTTCACAGCAGAACAGCTATAATTTCCATCTTCCTTCTTGCTCATATAACGTATGATGAGAGTGGCGTTTCTAAAGACGAGGAATCGATCGTTGGTTGTTTTATCATTAATTGGCACATCATTTGCCTCCCCAGTGGAGGGCACAGGGAACACATAATTCTCATTTCCTGCAACCACCTCCCAGCTGACTTGTGGCATGGGGCTGCCTGTTGTCTCGCAATTTAAGATGACTACGACACCCTCACTAAGCTCTGTGTCGCCGATGTTGGGCTGAGAGCTTATAATGACAGTAGGGGCCTTACAGTCCAGTTTAGGCATATTTGTAACCAATGTGCCTTTCAGGTTCTCCGGGGCCTCACACACAATTAAATTTGGGTCAGGGACAGATATCTTAGTTGTTGCGATCCAGTCCCTCAGCCACTCCAGGCTGCAGGAGCACGTAAAGGGGTTGTTAAAAATCTGCAGGTGGGACATAGAAGTGAGCGAAACGAAGGTGTCCTGCACGATTGTGGTGAATTTATTGTTGTTAATACGCAATGACCTCAGGTCTTTTAATGTGTAAAAGGCGTCCTTTGGAAGGTTCACCATCTCATTGTTGTTCATTTTCAGAAGTTGCAGAGCGGTGAGGTTGCGAAGATCCTCCCACGGAAAGTTCACAATTTTGTTGTGGGTGATGTCCAGGTTGCGGAGCTGAATCAAGGGGGCTAAGGTGTCCGTCTCAATGGTAACTATCGCATTGTGGGCCAGCCAGAGAGAGGTGACCTGGGTGATGTTGATGAAGGTTTTGCTTTTCAGGAATTTGATCTTATTGGCAGAAAGGCTCACGGTGGTAACGTTGGAGGGAAGACCCACTGGTACCACCAGCAGGTCTTTGTAAGCACAGTCCGCAAACTGGTGGGCAAATTTATCCTGGCAACTGCAGAGCTCTGGGCAGCAACTCACACTACTCGTCAGAGTAGCCAACAAGGCAAGAAGCTGCAGGAGCGTTTTCGCCATTTTCTCCACCTGCAAATATCAATTTACACACATGAAGCCGGGCAAATGACACTCCACActtcaaataacattttttatgtgtgttctttatttcttaaaGGTATTAAATTTTCTTCCCACTGATGGACAGTGACTAAAGTTTAACAAAATTagacatttcaaaagaaaccaaaaaaaaaaaaaaaacccaaaacaaaacactagaaGTAGAAGAATTAGAAGTTCTGGTCTATACAGTAGGATAACAACCCTCAAAAAGAATTGGACACAAATTGTAGCACAACTAGATTCAAGATTTCACACACATAAGGTACAAATACGGCAGTGGCACCTCTGTAGGgtggaagaaacagaaaacattcacaacTCTACATAGTATGGTGCTCCTTAacttttaaatttccctttgcTTCAAAACAATGTAtcagaaatactaaaaatactCCAGAAAACATTAGTTTATCTTGACTTACAGATATCACGCTGCGTGGCGTGTGTTTTTTATCCACAAGCATTTACACTCCGTGTCCAAGTACAGTGATTTCCACTCGTTGAGCGCATAAACTTTCAcctcctatttttttttcccggCAGCCCTTCAACTGAGCGCAATACACCGCTGTGCTTACTGTAAGACATTGCCCTCTGCTGTTGAAACTCAGCAACTACAGCAATAACCACTAAACCACAAAATCCAGTTGACAGAATATAGGTGATTTTCACCACCTGCATAGAATTGAGTGGTTCAGTTAAACTAGCGGAAATGTACCGAGAAAGCTCTAAAGTGTTTCACTGAGTAACTTATGCTCTTTAAAGGGCATCAATTAGCTCTTTCGTGCAACTTAAAAATgcataacataataataaaattatgttgcaaacaacaacagaagatgAATACTACAACTGCTCCTCCTATCTGCGTATATTTACAGAAAGCATCACATGCAAAGTTCCGCTTTCTTCTGATGTCATTTTGCTCTAACCACATCATATAAAGCATCACGTATTATTTCCGTACACTTAGACAAACACGCGCTTTAAAAACCCTGCACATTTGCTGCCTGTCGTCTTTGCAGCAATTTCAGGACCGAACGGACTCTCCGGGTCTGAGCGCGTTTGCTGAAATACTTTATTTTCTCCTCACTTTCACCAACAGTTAAACTGCAGTGCTTCCACCGTATTGTAGCTTTCTGTTCCAGATGCACCTGTGATTGATCGGAACTGCAACTGGCCTAcaattttattcactttgcttttATCTGGATACTGCTAAAGATTAGCGTTTTTAATCTTTTCGTAACATCCCTAACTATTAAGTCTTCTTACCTGTTCAAGCGTTTACTTCAGTTCTGTTGGAATTTTTAATCCTCTCAAACAAGTTTAATGGTCGAAAAAAAATTCGAGTCCTCAAATGTTGCACATCCGCTCACATGACTTTTACAGAGCTGGACGGCGTTGAGAAAGGGCGGTGGTGGGAACATTTTCCCGGTGAGTCTCTGTTGCAGTTCGACGGCGCGTTTTTCGTACTTTTGGCGCACAAGGACGTCAACCCAAATTACCCACTATCCAAGTGgacagcacatactgtatatgagtTTGCTTAAAATGATTCAGCTCCGTCTAGAGAACAGTGATCTCTGCTTTTGAAAGACTGCTACAGCTACAGACTGAATCTGCATCATTCAACAAGCCATGTAAATTACACATGCTTACAAAATTGAacctattttaaataaatatttttgtttcatatgtgatgctgtttgattttcatttacAGGGTGTAGTTCTGTGACTTTTCTTGCCTTGCTTTGAAACAATAAATACCTCTGGAACTTGTATTCCCTCCAGCAGAAGTTCCTGTCTGAGGACTACAACAGGAAGTCATGGAAACACAAGGCTAAAGTCTTCTGGGGATCAAGGTTTATTTAACCTCATATCTGAAAACAACAGCGAGACCACAAGCTTGTTCAAACCACCATGAGGCAGCATTAGGACTCACAGGTGCTAAAATTACCTTAGAGAAGACCTTTAGAAAATCCTATTAGAGATTCTGGGGTAAATAGTATAGAATCCAAGGGTGCTACGAGACCActtaacatatttttgttttcattctacAGCTTCAGTGGAGAGGGCCTGGGTTTAATTATACATGTTGACTCATAGCATGAATCATGTAGACACAACAGACAAGAGTGTGGTAATCTacgaaaacatgttttacatctTCACCTGAACTATAAATGACCTGAGCAGCAGTCTGTGAAGTCGGGTGTGGCGTGGGTTCTAGCTTAAGCTACAGACTTCATGATCTTCCTTCACATGGCCTGAGGCTGACCACAAGGcttgagaagaaaacaaaaaaaacaaatgaaccacTGTAGACATTATGTGGAGCCACCCCTTTGTTAGTGCACTATTGTCTATGATGCAGGTTCAGGCCAAAGTATTTGTCATGGTATGACAAATATATGTGGTGTTAGATAGAGCTGTTAGTGGGAAGCATGattctatttatattttgtacagAACATACATCTGTCATTGTTTTTCCGGAGGGAAGGACTTCTAAGTAGGAATCCACCCAACCCAACCCAGGAACGACTGGGTTTGGCTATAAACACGAAGGTTAAAATTGTTCGCCGTCATTTTGCACCCTTGGAGCTAAgaatctgaaaatgaaagtctgATTCAGTCGTATTGCACAGATTTGTAATGCTGCTGTTCATGTGTCCAAAGAAACAAGTTGATAATGCTCACAGAGCTCCACAATTGGTCAGCTCACAGAAAAATCTGACAAGGGATCAGGATTTCCTGCAGTGGTTCTGGAGTGATGAACAAAGAGATACAGGACAGatgggtcatttctccccatGTTAACAAGATGTACCTATTGGTTATCATTGGAAGTGTAGAGGCTTTGGATCCAGGAATAGGACAGCTTAAGCTAAAGATCCTTACAGCATTGTCTGTGCCATGTCTGATGAGGATCCCACCAAGGACAAATAAATTACTAAATAGAATAATttgtaaacataaatgtaaattactttttatctAATAGTTAAGAAGTGAACATTATCATAAATTATAGTATttataagaaaatatatttaatatttaatttatataaaatttgTGCTTAATGTAGATACAAATCTAAATGCTATTTATATGCTACAAACATATTTAACTTAgtgtttaaatacagtattgttcaaaataatagcagtacaatgtgattaaccagaataatccaggtttttatattttttattgctatgtggcaaacaagttaccagtaggtgcaggagcttctcagaaaacaaacaagacccagcattcatgatactCACGCTCGTAAGGCTgagcaattgggcaattagttgaaagggttgtgttgaaaaaaatagcagtgtctgctattgactgtacaaactcaaaactattttttaaaaatgtttttgtttccaggATTTAGCAATCCTGTGAATCACTAtaataatatttagttgtatgaccacagttttttaaaactgcttcacatctgtgtggcatggagtcaaccaacttgtggcacctctcagctgttattccactccatgattctttaacaacattccacaattcatttacatttcttggttttgcttcagaaataGCATTTTTGAGATCACCCTACAAGTTCTCAGTTGGATTAAGGTCCGGGGATTGGGCTTGCCACTCCATAACATTAATTTTGACTTTGCTCATTAACTAgcgtgtttggggtcattgtcttgttgaaacaaccatttcaagggcatgtcctcttcagcataaggcaacatgacctcttcaagtattttgacatatgcaaactgatccatgatccctggtTAATTCACACCTGTTCTTTCACAGAATCaatgacctcagtgattgaataccacactgctatttttttcaacacacccctttcaactaattgtccaattgcacagccttacgagcgtgcatatcatgaatgctgggtcttgttcgTTTTTTGgtaatctactgcacctactggtaacttgtttgcgacgtagcaataaaaaaaatatactaaaaacctggattattctggttattCACATTGCACTGCACTCTTGGTACTGAGTGCAATACACGTACTTCATGTTTGAAGATGAAGATTAAACTTTTACATGAAACATTATTCCATGTAAAATAATATTCGCAAAGGTTAGACAGATATTGCTCTGTAATGGACTGTAGTATTTGCGATATCAACTACAGTTACATATCCTCACTTTCATATAAACAATGACCGTGAAAtatccaaataaaataaataaatcccctCCTACTGATCATGCTGCAGCTAATATtgagtttttttcctctgtgtgcacttaaagaaaaatatgttcTTCAAAATTGATGTGCAAATTTAACAAGGTGCTTAATATTCAAGTGTTTCTGCTctgaagtaaaacatttttcattgacTTTTTGAAAAGGACCTCTACCAATGAGAAAAAACaggggagggggaaaaaacatgGGTCTCTGGCCACCTCCACCCTTCCTTTAACATTGACACAATCTGTCCTCACTGCACTAAACTGACCAGAGAGGAAAATAACAGAGGAACTCAACAAACGGCTGCAAGCTGGCTTACAGACATACAGTGCATGGATTACTGTAGTACTGGAGTTATGTGATAACTAAAGAGCATTCAAACAGAAGGTAAATAGTTTTTAGTGCACACTATCTGAAAATCTCCAACACTACTGCAGTCAGTCCAAGTGTGATCCATGCCACTTGTGGCACATCAGCTGATGCATGCTTGCATTCATAAATATTTCTTGCCATATTTTTATCCGGGGTCACTTGCTCTTCTTTAAGCTGATAGCGTGTCAACACTCTAGTGTAGCCTCTCTCTTTGGAAATGCATTCATAGGTGCCATAGCTGTCTTGTGTCATGACAGGGATGAGGTGCAGGCAAATGGACTCCATCTGCAGACAAGGGCTGCTCTGACCGTCGTGCGCCCATGTGTACTCAGCATGGTAAGAGTCAATATTACACGACATATAGAAAGTATTATTCAGGGGGATGTAATGAACTATGGTGAAATGAACTGGTGATTGTGAAACCAAGTCCCGTTTGATCCGTGTTACTTGCTTCTTTtctaaaagaattaaaaagataaaatgaaaatatgaacaaaaattTAAAGGCTTTATCAAGTTTTTAGTAGAAAAGATAAAATTACCTTCTACTAATGAGAGGCACCCAGCTATTTGTCCATCCATGACATTCTGAATGGCCCCGctgttaacaaaaacaaaacacaatttatataaaataattttagtgAGAGATGAGTTACCTGGATGTTGTCCTGGTGatcttttttaagtttttaattgTAACTTGAGTTTCTTAGCGTGCTCTAGAGTCTTGGTACAAATGATCTCCACACTTACGGGACAGTCGGGGTGCATCCAAACTGGGTCCAGGCGCAATAAGGGTCCCGGGCAAGAACGCAGTCTGCACAGGAAGTGTTGTACTCCTGACATCTCTGGAGGTCCACAATGGAGATTTTCTCTGAAAAGCCCAGGACTAACTTTTTCtgagaaaacacagatacaattataattttactgtaacttGCAATAATAGATTTTTTAGTTCTTTGTGTGCAGTGCAATaagctgtaaacacaatttacactttaaaaagaTGTTGTGGGGAAAATATTGGAAAAAAGTCGCCTGTTGACACATTCGGAGTAACATTAGTATTTATTTGAACTTGTGTTTCTGGCCACCTGATGTATGTCTTCTTAGCCCATTTTTTGGTCTCCACCCACCAATTAAGCTAAAGATGTTTAGAAATAAGGTTTTAAATGAGCTGTACCTTTTTGGAATCAAGCTTCATGGATTGTATGGACGAATTGCTGGAAACATGTGTTTCAGAGATGATGAAAGGTTCGGACCCGGCCTCTAAGACTTTATGGATCTTCCCAGAGTCTGATGAAACAACATACAAACAGCAAACTGATATGTTGCCATTTTAGGAAGGCTCCTTCAATGGGTTATATTTTTAGCCCATTGTTCCTTGAAGAGATTGTGCACAGTGCATCATTTCAAGCCAAGTAAACAGGGGAAAACAAAAGGTACAAATGTCAACTAACAGCTAAATTtattcacaaacaaaacataccaGTGGCTAAAAGAAGGATGTTATACATGCGCTGGTCTGCGCCTTGGACCTGATCCACAGTTATCTTGGTGTAGTTGTTACTGCTTACAAAAAATGGGGCTGTGTGGTGCACGCAGTGAATCCAATCAGCCATTTCTGGGTAATCTCTTACAATATTGAGTACGGCAAGTGGCAGGCTCTTGCTGTTTTTTACACACTGAAAGATACATAGATATGgaatcatttttaattcaaagctAGTCTGCACAGTGTAGAACATagcaacaaaaatgaaatatttacagaACAGTCAGGTTAAGCTTTCAGCTATACAAAAGTGAGGCCATATGCGGTTGTATAAAACAGAGATGGAAGGCAGGGGTGGGTTGttttgcaaaggaaaaaaatagccATGGGGTTTGTAAATTGTTTGAGCATAGGGAGGAAGCTCTGCAGCTCTATGTGTCGCCCTTTAGTTTCCCAATAACTGGGCTCAACTCAAACAAACCTCATGCAATACACTAGAGATGGAAACACTGAACCACACTTTATGACATACGACATGCAGATACACATTTTCCACTTGTCCCTCCCATTTATGTAACatgcctgttttgttttgtttccaacGCTATGTTCATACTCCGGCACATGTGACATAAAGTGGATTGCATAGTGCCAAccaaaaatgtgaacaaagctAATATGGGAACCAAAGAAAGCATTTTTGAGGAAGTATTCGGTCTTTGCTGGACAACATAGAAACAAGACTTACGGATCCAGGCCTTGGTTTGGGTATGTCTTCTTCATATCCCTTGAAAGTTGAATTTTCAAATATACTTTCAATCATTCCTACTGTATAGATGCAAACTGCTGTTGAGTTCCTATAAGTAAAATAAGACATGAGAGGTTAATAAGAATCCTATTTACCTGCAGTTTCTTAATTATGtatattacagtacagtagctCTTGTCTTGAGCAAAGATTTTGCCCATCGTTTAAGTCTATTTAtcagtttgaaaaataaaaaaagacataaccTTGCTATTGTTTTAGACGACCCGACATGTAATAGATTAAAAAGCTCAACTGGCTGCTAATTAAATGCACAGATAATGTACTCGTTGGTTACATGGACTGACCATCTGCTAAGACTAATTTAGGCGTGTCCCGTGTTGTATGACATGGGAGACAACAGTAACTTTACAGTGCTCATATGAGGTGACATGttcaatataatatataatatcttCTGCGACTCAAAAGGAGCGTTGTCTAGACTGAGAAGATAATCCTGATGATTTTATCTGTTTGGGCCTGGAGATATCTGTTATGAATACAGGGGGAATTGCATTTGAAAGAGACTCCTACCAGGCAGGGAAGATCAAATGATGGTATAATAGCATCATTGGAACTGTGGGGTTGTTGGAGCTTAACCTAATCTTTGTGAGTCCTCTGGCTTTACAGGTCTGCAATACTAAATTGCTGGAATAGCCCTTTAAGTGAAAAACTATAATCAGattgaaatgattaaaatggAGATTATTTTACTTCTCAACAAGCAAAATCGATCATTAGTTTGTAATGCAGTTTGCCATTACTAAACCTATTTAGCAAAACACTGTAAAGGTCAATGTTCATTTTGTCATGAGTGCAAAGCATTTCTAAAATGCTGAGCTGTTACCATGTCAGCATGTTCCTTTTGTTGGTGCTTTGAAGCtgataataaaacacagtaGTGTCTCACCAGCTGCTTGTGAAAAGGGCATAGACTCTGGTGTTGTGCCAGTCATCCGCAGGGATCACATGAATGTCTTGGAGTCGGTTAAAATACAGCGACTCTTTTGGAAACCCACAGACAAGGCGAGCCTTGAGAAAAGATGTCCACACGTTTTGGAAGAATCTTTTTGATCCACCTTCATCTACCTGAAAGAAAATAATACCGGTACATTACACCAGGAAAACAGATGCTCTTTCACTTTTTCAACAAAGTGAAATTCTTCAACTAAGGGTTATTTAATAGGGCTGTCATTACTGGAACCATGTTGTCTGTAATAAAACACCTAACTGCTTTTAGT encodes:
- the LOC137126371 gene encoding immunoglobulin superfamily containing leucine-rich repeat protein 2-like isoform X2, with protein sequence MAKTLLQLLALLATLTSSVSCCPELCSCQDKFAHQFADCAYKDLLVVPVGLPSNVTTVSLSANKIKFLKSKTFINITQVTSLWLAHNAIVTIETDTLAPLIQLRNLDITHNKIVNFPWEDLRNLTALQLLKMNNNEMVNLPKDAFYTLKDLRSLRINNNKFTTIVQDTFVSLTSMSHLQIFNNPFTCSCSLEWLRDWIATTKISVPDPNLIVCEAPENLKGTLVTNMPKLDCKAPTVIISSQPNIGDTELSEGVVVILNCETTGSPMPQVSWEVVAGNENYVFPVPSTGEANDVPINDKTTNDRFLVFRNATLIIRYMSKKEDGNYSCSAVNDLGKAESAVRLALTSTKKSDGNSVPDSKVDSVRPAFKKSFGGQSAAQSAAASQQQI
- the LOC137126371 gene encoding immunoglobulin superfamily containing leucine-rich repeat protein 2-like isoform X1; this translates as MLVDKKHTPRSVISVEKMAKTLLQLLALLATLTSSVSCCPELCSCQDKFAHQFADCAYKDLLVVPVGLPSNVTTVSLSANKIKFLKSKTFINITQVTSLWLAHNAIVTIETDTLAPLIQLRNLDITHNKIVNFPWEDLRNLTALQLLKMNNNEMVNLPKDAFYTLKDLRSLRINNNKFTTIVQDTFVSLTSMSHLQIFNNPFTCSCSLEWLRDWIATTKISVPDPNLIVCEAPENLKGTLVTNMPKLDCKAPTVIISSQPNIGDTELSEGVVVILNCETTGSPMPQVSWEVVAGNENYVFPVPSTGEANDVPINDKTTNDRFLVFRNATLIIRYMSKKEDGNYSCSAVNDLGKAESAVRLALTSTKKSDGNSVPDSKVDSVRPAFKKSFGGQSAAQSAAASQQQI
- the LOC137126369 gene encoding semaphorin-7A-like isoform X2, whose translation is MYVGGTDFVLKLDMDNYTVKENFSLKATGHEQCQQVPCENVITVIEKFQDSLLVCGTNREKPQCWKLFSSVNNLSHEALESFEGTGISPFIYTQNSLSLIVEGDLYAAAPLDIEGGSLHFRRKAGSRTNVWMYDHWVSEPTFISASWVERKQDPDNEKIYIFFREKNSDHGPEADPWISRVARVCKVDEGGSKRFFQNVWTSFLKARLVCGFPKESLYFNRLQDIHVIPADDWHNTRVYALFTSSWNSTAVCIYTVGMIESIFENSTFKGYEEDIPKPRPGSCVKNSKSLPLAVLNIVRDYPEMADWIHCVHHTAPFFVSSNNYTKITVDQVQGADQRMYNILLLATDSGKIHKVLEAGSEPFIISETHVSSNSSIQSMKLDSKKKKLVLGFSEKISIVDLQRCQEYNTSCADCVLARDPYCAWTQFGCTPTVPGAIQNVMDGQIAGCLSLVEEKKQVTRIKRDLVSQSPVHFTIVHYIPLNNTFYMSCNIDSYHAEYTWAHDGQSSPCLQMESICLHLIPVMTQDSYGTYECISKERGYTRVLTRYQLKEEQVTPDKNMARNIYECKHASADVPQVAWITLGLTAVVLEIFR
- the LOC137126369 gene encoding semaphorin-7A-like isoform X1, producing MGRFAFMCICLAGELRFILSVVWKDAPTLGSKNTPRLLDKGTFSGEIENQVSQNHTVLFYHEDFEEMYVGGTDFVLKLDMDNYTVKENFSLKATGHEQCQQVPCENVITVIEKFQDSLLVCGTNREKPQCWKLFSSVNNLSHEALESFEGTGISPFIYTQNSLSLIVEGDLYAAAPLDIEGGSLHFRRKAGSRTNVWMYDHWVSEPTFISASWVERKQDPDNEKIYIFFREKNSDHGPEADPWISRVARVCKVDEGGSKRFFQNVWTSFLKARLVCGFPKESLYFNRLQDIHVIPADDWHNTRVYALFTSSWNSTAVCIYTVGMIESIFENSTFKGYEEDIPKPRPGSCVKNSKSLPLAVLNIVRDYPEMADWIHCVHHTAPFFVSSNNYTKITVDQVQGADQRMYNILLLATDSGKIHKVLEAGSEPFIISETHVSSNSSIQSMKLDSKKKKLVLGFSEKISIVDLQRCQEYNTSCADCVLARDPYCAWTQFGCTPTVPGAIQNVMDGQIAGCLSLVEEKKQVTRIKRDLVSQSPVHFTIVHYIPLNNTFYMSCNIDSYHAEYTWAHDGQSSPCLQMESICLHLIPVMTQDSYGTYECISKERGYTRVLTRYQLKEEQVTPDKNMARNIYECKHASADVPQVAWITLGLTAVVLEIFR